In Streptomyces sp. P9-A4, the genomic window GAAGACCAGGACGTCGCCGGGGCCCTCGGACTGGAGCTCGTCGACGGCCTCGCAGATCGCGGTGATCTGGTCCCGGTCGGAGTCGTCCGAGTCCTCTTCGAGGAGGGGCCGGTACCGGACCTCCACGGGGTACGTACGGCCGCTGACCTCGACGATCGGGGCCTCGCCGAAGTGGCGGGAGAAACGCTCCGGGTCGATCGTCGCGGAGGTGATCACGACCTTGAGGTCGGGGCGCTTCGGCAGCAGCTGGGCCAGATAGCCGAGCAGGAAGTCGATGTTGAGGGACCGCTCGTGGGCCTCGTCGATGATGATCGTGTCGTACGCGCGCAGCTCGCGGTCCGTCTGGATCTCGGCGAGCAGGATGCCGTCCGTCATCAGCTTCACGAAGGTCGCGTCGGGGTTCACCTGGTCGGTGAAGCGGACCTTCCAGCCGACGGCCTCCCCGAGGGGGGTCCTCAGCTCCTCCGCGACGCGCTCGGCGACCGTACGGGCCGCGATACGCCGGGGCTGGGTGTGCCCGATCATGCCCCGGACGCCCCGGCCCAGCTCCAGACAGATCTTCGGGATCTGGGTGGTCTTCCCGGAGCCCGTCTCACCGGCGACGATCACGACCTGGTGGTCACGTATCGCCTCCAGGATCTCGTCCTTCTTCTGCGAGACGGGCAGCTGTTCGGGATACGTGACCGGGGGCACGCGGGAGGCGCGCCCGTCGACGCGCTCCTTGGCCTTGGCCGCCTCGACGGCGATCTCGTCCAGGACGGCCGCGCGGGCCTCGGGCTTGCGGATGCGGCGGGCGCCTTCGAGACGGCGGCCGAGCCGGTGGGAGTCCCGCAGCGAGACCTCGGCCAGGACGGACTGGAGGGCGGCGAAGGAAGTAGACATACGGATCCCAGGATCGCACCTGCGGCCGAGAAGCGGCGAACCGATTTACGGGCGGCTTCCCCGGGGACGCGAGCCGGGGCGCGCGAGCCGGGGGTGCGTACTATTTCGGACACGTCGACGAGGACCGGAGAGGTTTCGCATGTTCCGCACCACCCGCGTGCCGGCGGCGCTCGCCGCGGTGCTGGCGGCGCTGGTGCTCGGACTCCTGGTCTGTGGGACGGCGGGCGCGTCACCCCTGGCGGGGGCGGCACTGACGGCGCACCCGGCCGGGGCCTCGCTGACGGCGCCGATGACGGCGGGCGTCGAGCCCTCCGCCCCCGCGACGCCCGTCGACGCCCCGCTCGCGGTCCGTGCAGGTCTGCCCGGTGTGCCCGGCTGCGATCCCGGTCACGCCGGCGGTGAAGGGGCCGCCGGGCCCGTCGTACCGCCGCGTGCGCACGGCTTCGCGGAGCTGCTGCCCGCGCTCGCCGCCGACCGGACGCCCTGCGGGGTCCGGCAGCCCGGTCCGGGCGACCCGGCGGCGTCGCCGGGACGGGAGCCACCCGCGCGCGTACCCCTGTCTCCCGTGGAACTGTCGGTCCTGAGGGTGTAGACGGACGGCCTCCTCCGCCGTAGCCCGTCTTTCTCTTCCCCTGTCCTCCAGGAGCGCTTCCGCATGTCCACGCCCAAGCCCAAGCCCGCGTCCAAGCCCACGTCCAAGCCCAAGCCCGCCTCGAAGCCCGCGTCCAAGTCCGCGTCCAAGTCCAAGTCCAAGCCGATCCTGATCGTCTCCGGGGTGGCCGTCGCCGCCGTGCTGCTCGGCGTCGTCTCGTACACCGCCACCAGGCCCGCGTCCCCGGGCGCCTCCGGTTCCTCCGCCGTCGCGGAGGTCTCCGCCGACCCGTCCGCCGGCGTCTACGCCGAACTGGAGGCCTACGCCCGCCGTGACGCCTCCGACAAGCTCGCCCTCGGCCGCGCCGACGCGCCCGTCGTGCTCATCGAGTACGCCGACTTCAAGTGCGGCTACTGCGGGAAGTTCGCCCGGGACACCGAGCCGGCCCTGGTGAAGAAGTACGTCGACAACGGCACCCTGCGCATCGAGTGGCGGAACTTCCCGATCTTCGGCGAGGAGTCGGAGGCGGTCGCCCGCGCCTCCTGGGCGGCCGGGCAGCAGGGCCGGTTCTGGGAGTTCCACAAGGCCGCCTACGCGGAGGGCGCCAAGGAGAAGGGCTTCGGCAAGGACCGGCTGGCCGCCCTCGGCAAGGAGGCGGGCGTCCCCGACGCGGCCCGGTTCGCCAAGGACACCGACGGCGAGGCGGCCCGCGAGGCGGTCCGCAAGGACCAGGAGCAGGGCTACTCCCTCGGCGCCACCTCCACCCCGTCCTTCCTGGTCAACGGCCGTCCGATCGCCGGAGCCCAGCCCCTGGAGACCTTCACGGAGGCCATCGAGGCGGCGGCGAAGGCCGCTCCGAAGAAAACCGCCCCGAAGAAGGCCGGCCAGTGACCTCGGGCATCGGCTACTTCGCCGCCTTCCTCGGCGGACTGCTGGCCCTCCTCAGCCCGTGCAGCGCCCTCCTGCTTCCGGCCTTCTTCGCGTATTCCATCGACACGCGCGCGAAGCTGGTGGCCAGGACCGGCATCCTCTACCTGGGCCTGGCGACCACCCTCGTCCCGCTCGGCGCGGCCGGCTCCTTCGCCGGTCGCCTCTTCTACGGCCACCGGGACCTGCTGGTCACCGTCGGTGGCTGGCTGATCGTCGGGCTCGGGGTGCTCCAGATCCTCGGCCTGGGCTTCGCCTCCCGCCGGGTCGCGGAGGCGAGCGGCCGCATCCGGCCCACGTCGGCGCTCTCCGTCTACGCCCTCGGCCTGGTCTACGGCCTCGCCGGCTTCTGCGCGGGCCCGATCCTGGGCAGCGTCCTGACGGTGGCGGCGCTGAGCGGCAGCCCGGCCTACGGGGGGCTGCTCCTCGCGGTGTACGCGCTCGGCATGGCGGTGCCGCTGTTCGTGCTTGCCCTGCTCTGGGAGCGGTACGACCTGGGCGGGCGGTCCTGGCTGCGCGGCCGGCCGCTGCGGGTGGGCCGGCTCACGCTCCACTCGACCTCGGTGCTCTCCGGCCTGTTCTTCGTGGCTCTCGGCACGCTGTTCCTGGTCTTCGACGGGACGACGGCGCTGCCGGGTCTGCTGTCGGTGGACGAGTCGTTCGCGGTGGAGGAGCGGGTGTCCGCCCTCGGCCGGGCGGTCCCGGACTGGGCGCTGCTCGTCGCGGTGGTGGCGGTGGTGGCCCTGGTGCTCGTGCTGCGGGGCAGGCGGGCGAGCCGGGAAGGTCGTACGGGGGAGCGCGAGGAGGTGTGAGGGGTACGGGGGAGGGGCGCGGGCCCCTCCCCCGTACGGCCCTGGCCTCCCCGTACGGCCCTGGCCTCCCCGTACGGCCCTGGCCTCCCCGTACGGCCCTGGTTTCGTGGCTTTTCGGCACACGAAGAAGGCCCCGTTCTTTCGAACGGGGCCTTCTGTTTGTGGCTGGGGCCGGGGTCGAACCGGCGACCTATCGCTTTTCAGGCGATCGCTCGTACCAACTGAGCTACCCAGCCACGAGGGCATTGCTGACCTCAGCGACTCTGACGGGACTTGAACCCGCGACCTCCACCTTGACAGGGTGGCGAGCTAACCAACTGCTCCACAGAGCCTAGTTTGTGCGCGATCACTAGTCTCGCACACGGTAATGCGTACCCCCAACGGGATTCGAACCCGTGCTACCGCCTTGAAAGGGCGGCGTCCTGGGCCACTAGACGATGAGGGCTAACGGACCAACCTGCGCGCTTCTCAGCGCGTCGGGGACGTGAGAAGCATATGGGATGCCGGGCGCTATCGCCAAAACGGTTTCCCGCGGGGGGACAATGGGCCCGTGCTGGAGATGACGCGCGAGGAGTTCGAGGAGCTTGTCGCCGAGGCCCTGGACCGGATTCCGCCGGAGCTGACGCGGCTGATGGACAATGTCGCCGTGTTCGTGGAGGACGAGCCCGCCCCCGACGATCCCGAGCTGCTCGGGCTCTACGAGGGGACACCGCTGACCGAGCGGGGTGAGTGGTACGCAGGCGTCCTGCCGGACCGGATCACGATCTACCGGGGACCGACGCTGCGGATGTGCGAGTCGCGCGAGGACGTGGTCGCGGAGACCGAGATCACCGTGGTGCACGAGATCGCCCACCACTTCGGCATCGACGACGAGCGGCTGCACGCGCTGGGCTACGGCTGAGCCGCCGGGGCGCTTTCGGGCGTGTCCCTTGTGGCGCCCGGGGAGTTGGGCAGTGCATCGCGTTCTGTTCCTGCCTGTTGTGTCCCTGGAGGTGCCCCCGTGCGCCATTTGCCCACCCCGGTGAGATGGGCCGCCACCGCGCTGGCCGTCGCGGCCTGTGCCGGTCTGAGCGGCTGTATGAGTGTGAGTGACGAGGGGGCGAAGCCGGCGCCCGGTGCGTCCGACGGGAAGCGGGGCGTGACGTCCGAGTCCGGGGGCGAGGGCGACCGGGGCGGCGACGGCACGTCGGAGAACGGCCGGAGGGGCCAGGGCGGCCCCGACGCCACCGGCGCCGGTACGGGGTCCCCGGTGCCCAGCGGCTCGCCCTCGGGCGCCGCGAAGCCCGCCGTGGGCGAGGTGGTGCCGGTGGAGGGTCCCGGCGGTACGCCGAAGCCGCAGCCGTCGGGCGGCGGTCACGAGAATCCGGGCGGCGCCGGGGGCGGCTCCGCCGGGAACGGGGGCGGCAGCGGCGGGAACGGGAACGGCGGCGGCAGCGGCGGTGGTTCCGGCGGTCCCGGGGGCGGCGGGGTCACGCCGTCGCCGGAGCCGCCGGAGCCGACCGCGGAGCCGACGCCGGAGCCCACCGTGCCGACCCCCGAGCCGACGCCGGAACCGACCTCCAACCCGAGTGATCCGCCGCCGCCCGGGACCGACACCCAGATGGGTGCGCTGCGGGCGGCGGACGGGCCGGGCGCGCCCCCGGAGCCGGCGGCTTCCCCGCAGGTCGGACCGGTGTGACGCAGTCCGATTTGCCATAGGTGGGGGAGGGTGCGTATGGTGGTAGATCGTTTGATCCCATTGCCCGGCGCCGACACAGAAGAGCGCCGTGTGGCGCGTACTCTCCCTAGCCGTGGCTGACCGCATTGAGGCGGTCGTTTGCGAAATCACGGAGTTGACGGGCGCGTGCCGAGACTCCGGAAGGTTTCGCATTTCGCATGTCCATTTTCAGTTCTGACCACGCCGTCATGCCCGAGAACGACGAGATCGTCGAGGCCGTAGAGGCCACCGAGATCGTCGAGGCCGCGACGGCCGTCATCGAGGCCGAGGCCGACGACCTCACCGACACCGACATCGACGCCGAGGCCGGCATCGACACGGAGGACTCCGACGAGGAGCCCGCCGAGCCCACCATCACCTTCGCGGACCTCGGTCTGCCGGAGGGCGTCGTGCGCAAGCTCGCGCAGAACGGTGTCACCTCCCCCTTCCCGATCCAGGCGGCGACCATCCCGGACGCCCTGGCCGGCAAGGACATCCTCGGCCGCGGCCGTACCGGCTCCGGCAAGACCCTCTCCTTCGGTCTGCCGACCCTGGCCCAGCTGGCCGGCGGCCACACCGAGAAGAAGAAGCCCCGCGCGGTCATCCTCACCCCGACCCGTGAGCTCGCGATGCAGGTCGCGGACGCCCTCCAGCCGTACGGCGACGTGCTCGGCCTGAAGATCAAGGTCGTCTGCGGCGGTACGTCCATGGGCAACCAGATCTACGCCCTGGAGCGCGGTGTCGACATCCTCGTCGCCACCCCGGGCCGTCTGCGCGACATCATCAACCGTGGCGCCTGCTCCCTGGAGAACGTCCAGATCGCGGTCCTCGACGAGGCCGACCAGATGTCCGACCTGGGCTTCCTGCCCGAGGTCACCGAGCTGCTCGACCAGGTCCCGGCCGGCGGTCAGCGCATGCTCTTCTCCGCCACCATGGAGAACGAGATCGGCACGCTGGTCAAGCGCTACCTGAACAACCCGATCAGCCACGAGGTCGACAGCGCCCAGGGCAACGTCTCGACCATGTCGCACCACGTCCTCGTCGTGAAGCCGAAGGACAAGGCGCCGGTCACGGCCGCCATCGCCGCCCGCAAGGGCCGCACGATCATCTTCGTCCGCACCCAGCTGGGCGCCGACCGCATCGCCGAGCAGCTCGTCGAGTCCGGTGTGAAGGCCGACGCGCTGCACGGCGGCATGACGCAGGGCGCCCGTACCCGCGTGCTCGCCGACTTCAAGGACGGCTATGTCAACGCGCTGGTCGCCACCGACGTCGCCGCCCGAGGCATCCACGTCGACGGCATCGACCTGGTCCTGAACGTGGACCCGGCCGGTGACCACAAGGACTACCTGCACCGCTCCGGCCGTACGGCCCGAGCCGGCAAGTCCGGTGTCGTCGTCTCGCTGTCGCTGCCGCACCAGCGCCGCCAGATCTTCCGGCTGATGGAGGACGCGGGCGTCGACGCCTCGCGCCACATCATCCAGAGCGCCGGCGCCTTCGACCCCGAGGTCGCCGAGATCACCGGCGCGCGTTCGCTGACCGAGGTCCAGTCGGACTCCGCGAACAACGCCGCCAAGCAGGCCGAGCGCGAGGTCGTCGACCTGACCAAGCAGCTGGAGCGCCTGCAGCGCCGTGCCGTCGAGCTCCGCGAGGAGGCCGACCGCCTGGTGGCCCGTGCCGCCCGTGAGCGCGGCGAGGACCCCGAGGCCGCCGTGGCCGAGGTGGCCGAGGCCGCCGAGGCCGAGATCGCGGCCGCCGCCGTCGAGGCCGAGCGTGCCGCGCGTGCCGAGGAGCAGCGCCGCGAGGAGCGCCCGGCCCGCGACGACCGCGGCAACTACGAGCGCCGTGACCGTGGCGGCTTCAACCGCGACGACCGCGGTGACCGCGGTGGCTTCCGTGGCGGCGACCGCGGTGGTGACCGTGGCGGCTTCCGTCGCGACAACGACCGTCCGTCCGGCGGCTTCCGTCGCGACGACCGCCCCTCGGGTGGCTTCAACCGCGATGACCGCGGTGGTGACCGTGGCGGCTTCCGTCGTGACAACGACCGTCCGTCCGGCGGCTTCCGTCGCGACGACCGCCCCTCGGGTGGCTTCAACCGCGACGACCGCGGTGGTGACCGTGGCGGCTTCCGTCGTGACAACGACCGTCCGTCCGGCGGCTTCCGTCGTGACGACCGTCCGTCGGGCGGCTTCAACCGCGACGACCGCGGCGGCCGTCCGTTCGAGCGTCGTGACAACGACCGTCCGTCCGGTGGTTTCCGTCGTGACGACCGCCCCTCGGGCGGCTTCAACCGCGACGACCGTGGCGGCGACCGCGGCGGCCGCTCCTTCGAGCGCCGTGACGACCGCCCCGCCGGCGGCCACCGTGGCAGCGACCGTCCGTTCAACCGCGACCGTCGTGACGACCGCCCCGCGGGCGGCTTCCGCACCGGTGGCGGCGACCGCCCGTACGGCCGCCGTGACGACCACCGCGGCACCGGCTCGACCGGTTCGACCGGTTCGACCGGTTCGACCGGTTCGACCGGAGGCTCCTTCGGCCGCCGCGACGACAAGCCGCGCTGGAAGCGCAACGGCTGAGCACAACTGACCTGACGAACCAGGGCCCGCACGCCACTCCGGTGACGCACGGGCCCTGCTTCGTACCCGGGCACGGGCGGGAGCGCCCGCACCACAGCCATCGGAGTCGGCGACCCGTGTCGGATACCCGATCGGTTCCGGGGAGCTATCGGGCTATGCTGCACGGGTGTGCTTGTCCACGGGCCGTTAGCTCAATTGGCAGAGCAGTGGACTTTTAATCCATTGGTTGTGGGTTCGAGTCCCACACGGCCTACCGAGGGCGGGCGAGGGGTGACCCTCTGACCTGCTGTGGAGCGCCCCGACCGGTTTCGACCGGTCGGGGCGCTCCGTCGTTCAGGGGCGCTTGCGTGAGCGGAAGCGGGGGAGCCGTACCCGTCACAAGGCCTTGAAGGCTTCCTCCACGGCCTCGCACGTGGCGTCCAGGTCGTCGTCGGTGACCGCGGAGGGGATGAACCAGCAGGCCAGGGCGAAGGCGTTGGCGTGGACGCCGCGTGTGAGGAGCTCGTGGCGAAAGGCGTGGTAGCGGGCCTGGTCGGCGCGGAGCAGCTCGCGGTACTGGCGTGTGGGAGTGCCGTCCGGGGTGAAGACGGTCTGGAACATGGCGCCGACGCCCTGGACCGCGCAGGGGACGCGGCGGTCGTGGGCGGCACGGCGGATCGTCTCCATGAGCCGTTGGCCGCTGTCCTCGATGTGCTTGGTGACCCCCGGCTGGTTGAGGCGACGCAGGGTGACCAGCGCGGACGTCGCGCACAGGGGCGAGGCGTTGTAGGTGCCACCATGCTTGACGTCACCTCGCGCGAGAGGTTCCATCACGTGGCGCTTACCGGCGAACGCGGCGATCGGCAGGCCGCCGCCCAGCGCCTTGGAGAAGACGGCGAGGTCGGGCTCGACGTCGAACAGCGCCTGTGCTCCTCCGGGGCCGGTGCGGAATCCGGTGCAGACCTCGTCGAAGATGAGCACGATCCCGCGTGCCGTGCACTCCTCCCGCAGCAGATCGAGATAGCCCGGGGCGGGCATGGTGCAAGCGTTGTTGGCGACGATCGGCTCGCAGATGACCGCCGCGAATTCCCCCTGGTGCGCGTCCAGGCAGGTACGGAGTGCCGCCGGGTCGTTCCACGGGCAGACGACCACGTCGTCGATGATCCCGGCAGGGATGCCCGGGGAGTGGGGTACGGGGTGCGGCGTGGCGTAGGGGCCGGCCTCCGAGATACGGGGGCGGTTGGAGATGGCCAGGGTGTCGGACCACCCGTGGTAGTGCCCCTCGAATTTGAGGATCTTCGAGAGTCCGGTGTATCCGCGGGCGGCTCGCACGGCTCCTTGCACCGCCTCGCTTCCCGAATTGGCGAACCGGACGAGTTCCGCGCAGGGCACCATCTCGCACATCAGCTCGGCGAGTTCCACTTCAGCGGTGTTGCAGGTGCCGAACATCGTGCCGGTGCCCAGGACGGCGGTGAGTGCCTCGGTGAGTTCCGGAGCGGCATGGCCCAGGATCGCACTGCCGTAGGAGATGAGGTAGTCGAGGTATTCGTTGCCGTCGATGTCCCGGATGCGCGTGCCGGAGCCACTGGCGATGTAGAGCGGGTA contains:
- a CDS encoding DsbA family protein, coding for MSTPKPKPASKPTSKPKPASKPASKSASKSKSKPILIVSGVAVAAVLLGVVSYTATRPASPGASGSSAVAEVSADPSAGVYAELEAYARRDASDKLALGRADAPVVLIEYADFKCGYCGKFARDTEPALVKKYVDNGTLRIEWRNFPIFGEESEAVARASWAAGQQGRFWEFHKAAYAEGAKEKGFGKDRLAALGKEAGVPDAARFAKDTDGEAAREAVRKDQEQGYSLGATSTPSFLVNGRPIAGAQPLETFTEAIEAAAKAAPKKTAPKKAGQ
- a CDS encoding metallopeptidase family protein encodes the protein MLEMTREEFEELVAEALDRIPPELTRLMDNVAVFVEDEPAPDDPELLGLYEGTPLTERGEWYAGVLPDRITIYRGPTLRMCESREDVVAETEITVVHEIAHHFGIDDERLHALGYG
- a CDS encoding DEAD/DEAH box helicase, with translation MSIFSSDHAVMPENDEIVEAVEATEIVEAATAVIEAEADDLTDTDIDAEAGIDTEDSDEEPAEPTITFADLGLPEGVVRKLAQNGVTSPFPIQAATIPDALAGKDILGRGRTGSGKTLSFGLPTLAQLAGGHTEKKKPRAVILTPTRELAMQVADALQPYGDVLGLKIKVVCGGTSMGNQIYALERGVDILVATPGRLRDIINRGACSLENVQIAVLDEADQMSDLGFLPEVTELLDQVPAGGQRMLFSATMENEIGTLVKRYLNNPISHEVDSAQGNVSTMSHHVLVVKPKDKAPVTAAIAARKGRTIIFVRTQLGADRIAEQLVESGVKADALHGGMTQGARTRVLADFKDGYVNALVATDVAARGIHVDGIDLVLNVDPAGDHKDYLHRSGRTARAGKSGVVVSLSLPHQRRQIFRLMEDAGVDASRHIIQSAGAFDPEVAEITGARSLTEVQSDSANNAAKQAEREVVDLTKQLERLQRRAVELREEADRLVARAARERGEDPEAAVAEVAEAAEAEIAAAAVEAERAARAEEQRREERPARDDRGNYERRDRGGFNRDDRGDRGGFRGGDRGGDRGGFRRDNDRPSGGFRRDDRPSGGFNRDDRGGDRGGFRRDNDRPSGGFRRDDRPSGGFNRDDRGGDRGGFRRDNDRPSGGFRRDDRPSGGFNRDDRGGRPFERRDNDRPSGGFRRDDRPSGGFNRDDRGGDRGGRSFERRDDRPAGGHRGSDRPFNRDRRDDRPAGGFRTGGGDRPYGRRDDHRGTGSTGSTGSTGSTGSTGGSFGRRDDKPRWKRNG
- a CDS encoding cytochrome c biogenesis CcdA family protein, with the protein product MTSGIGYFAAFLGGLLALLSPCSALLLPAFFAYSIDTRAKLVARTGILYLGLATTLVPLGAAGSFAGRLFYGHRDLLVTVGGWLIVGLGVLQILGLGFASRRVAEASGRIRPTSALSVYALGLVYGLAGFCAGPILGSVLTVAALSGSPAYGGLLLAVYALGMAVPLFVLALLWERYDLGGRSWLRGRPLRVGRLTLHSTSVLSGLFFVALGTLFLVFDGTTALPGLLSVDESFAVEERVSALGRAVPDWALLVAVVAVVALVLVLRGRRASREGRTGEREEV
- a CDS encoding aspartate aminotransferase family protein, translating into MTGPIRPLGKTEGSRAWFDRAQASLAGGISSSSRLTSTGPHPYPLYIASGSGTRIRDIDGNEYLDYLISYGSAILGHAAPELTEALTAVLGTGTMFGTCNTAEVELAELMCEMVPCAELVRFANSGSEAVQGAVRAARGYTGLSKILKFEGHYHGWSDTLAISNRPRISEAGPYATPHPVPHSPGIPAGIIDDVVVCPWNDPAALRTCLDAHQGEFAAVICEPIVANNACTMPAPGYLDLLREECTARGIVLIFDEVCTGFRTGPGGAQALFDVEPDLAVFSKALGGGLPIAAFAGKRHVMEPLARGDVKHGGTYNASPLCATSALVTLRRLNQPGVTKHIEDSGQRLMETIRRAAHDRRVPCAVQGVGAMFQTVFTPDGTPTRQYRELLRADQARYHAFRHELLTRGVHANAFALACWFIPSAVTDDDLDATCEAVEEAFKAL